The Bos indicus x Bos taurus breed Angus x Brahman F1 hybrid chromosome 25, Bos_hybrid_MaternalHap_v2.0, whole genome shotgun sequence genome has a window encoding:
- the E4F1 gene encoding transcription factor E4F1 isoform X1, with protein sequence MEGAMAVRVTAAHTAEARAEAGREAGEGGVAAAAAALAPGGFLGLPAPFSEEDEDDVHRCGRCQAEFTALEDFVQHKLQKACQRAPQEALPATPAAALLGREQVAPGAASSEEPITVAHIVVEAAALAGDINHSPDIVEAWSSSGLPRGFGASLPAIPSGRAGGGHIKEVIVASEAEPGDSEMAEGPGSSSERGPRLAAEGEQAQVKLLVNKDGRYVCMLCHKTFKTGSILKAHMVTHSSRKDHECKLCGASFRTKGSLIRHHRRHTDERPYKCAKCGKSFRESGALTRHLKSLTPCTEKIRFSMSKDVVVGKEDVPAGSGASTVGPVTPSSAGEPMETSPVIHLVTDAKGTVIHEVHVQMQELPLGMKALAPEPTSPQELPCSSEGGRENLLHQAMQNSGIVLERAPGEEGALGPATPTASSPQSPGDAAPELPLLEVEQAETQVAGEASSVPRTHPCPQCSETFPTAATLEAHKRGHAGPRPFTCPQCGKAFPKAYLLKKHQEVHVHERRFRCGDCGKLYKTIAHVRGHRRVHSDERPYPCPECGKCYKTKNAQQVHFRTHLEEKPHVCPFCSRGFREKGSLVRHVRHHTGEKPFKCYKCGRGFAEHGTLNRHLRTKGGCLLEVEELLVSEESPTAAAAVLTEDPHTVLVEFSSVVADTQEYIIEATADDAETSEATEIIEGTQTEVDSHIMKVVQQIVHQASAGHQIIVQNVTMDQEARLGPEAAAADTITIATPESLTEQVAMTLASAISEGTVLTARSGTGGAEQATVTMVSSEDIEILEHAGELVIASPEGQLEVQTVIV encoded by the exons ATGAGGACGACGTGCACAGATGCGGCCGCTGCCAGGCAGAGTtcactgccctggaggacttcGTTCAGCACAAGCTCCAGAAGGCCTGCCAGCGGGCGCCTCAGGAGGCCCTGCCCGCCACCCCGGCGGCTGCGCTGCTGGGTCGGGAG CAGGTGGCACCAGGAGCAGCCAGCTCAGAGGAGCCCATCACTGTGGCCCACATCGTGGTGGAGGCGGCTGCGCTTGCAGGAGACATTAACCACTCGCCTGACATAGTTG AGGCCTGGAGTTCCTCTGGGCTACCCCGTGGATTCGGAGCATCCCTTCCCGCCATCCCTTCTGGCCGAGCAG GAGGCGGACACATCAAAGAGGTCATCGTGGCTTCAGAGGCAGAGCCGGGGGACAGCGAGATGGCCGAGGGCCCAGGCAGCTCCAGTGAGCGGGGGCCCAGGCTCGCTGCAGAGGGCGAGCAGGCCCAGGTCAAACTGCTGGTGAACAAGGACGGCCGCTACGTGTGCATGCTCTGCCACAAGACCTTCAAGACG GGCAGCATCCTCAAGGCCCACATGGTCACGCACAGCAGCCGCAAGGACCACGAGTGCAAACTGTGTGGGGCCTCTTTCCGGACCAAAGGCTCACTCATCCGGCACCACCGGAGGCACACAG ACGAGCGCCCCTATAAGTGTGCCAAGTGTGGGAAGAGCTTCCGGGAGTCGGGGGCACTGACCCGGCACCTGAAGTCTCTCACCCCGTGTACAGAGAAAATCCGCTTCAGCATGAGCAAAGACGTGGTCGTCGGCAAAGAGGACGTGCCTGCAG GGTCCGGTGCCTCCACTGTGGGGCCTGTCACCCCGTCGTCGGCAGGTGAGCCCATGGAGACGTCGCCGGTGATTCACCTGGTGACAGATGCCAAGGGCACCGTCATCCATGAAGTCCACGTCCAGATGCAAGAGCTTCCCCTGGGCATGAAGGCCCTCGCCCCGGAG cccaccagcccccaGGAGCTTCCCTGCTCCAGCGAGGGTGGCCGTGAGAACCTTCTGCACCAAGCCATGCAGAACTCCGGCATTGTCCTCGAGCGGGCCCCCGGGGAGGAGGGGGCCCTGGGGCCAGCCACCCCCACCGCGTCCAGTCCCCAGTCGCCAGGAGACGCTGCCCCGGAACTGCCGCTGCTGGAGGTGGAGCAGGCGGAGACG CAGGTGGCCGGCGAGGCCTCGTCTGTGCCCAGGACCCACCCGTGCCCTCAGTGCAGTGAGACCTTCCCAACGGCGGCCACCCTGGAGGCCCACAAAAGAGGCCATGCAG GGCCGAGGCCCTTCACGTGCCCGCAGTGTGGCAAGGCCTTCCCCAAGGCCTACCTGCTCAAGAAGCACCAGGAGGTGCACGTGCACGAGCGCCGCTTCCGCTGCGGCGACTGTGGGAAGCTCTACAAGACCATCGCCCACGTCCGCGGCCACCGGCGCGTCCACTCGGACGAGCGGCCCTACCCCTGTCCTGAGTGCGGCAAGTGCTACAAGACCAAG AACGCCCAGCAGGTGCACTTCCGGACGCACCTAGAGGAGAAGCCGCATGTGTGCCCGTTCTGCAGCCGCGGCTTCCGGGAGAAGGGCTCGCTGGTGCGGCACGTGCGGCAccacacgggcgagaagccctTCAAGTGCTACAAGTGTGGCCGCGGCTTCGCCGAGCACGGCACACTCAACCGGCACCTGCGGACCAAAG GGGGCTGCCTGTTGGAGGTGGAGGAGCTGCTGGTGTCTGAAGAGAGCCCCACTGCGGCCGCCGCCGTCCTGACCGAGGACCCACACACCGTGTTGGTCGAGTTCTCGTCTGTGGTAGCCGACACGCAGGAGTACATCATAGAG GCCACTGCAGATGATGCAGAGACCAGCGAAGCCACGGAGATCATCGAGGGCACCCAGACGGAG GTGGACAGTCACATCATGAAGGTGGTGCAGCAGATAGTGCACCAGGCCAGCGCTGGGCACCAGATCATCGTGCAGAACGTGACCATGGACCAGGAGGCGCGGCTGGGCCCAGAGGCGGCTGCAGCCGACACCATCACCATCGCCACCCCCGAGAGCCTGACGGAGCAGGTGGCCATGACGCTGGCCTCGGCCATCAGCGAGGGCACTGTGCTTACGGCCCGCTCGGGCACCGGTGGCGCTGAGCAGGCCACTGTGACCATGGTTTCGTCGGAGGACATTGAGATCCTGGAGCATGCTGGCGAGCTAGTTATCGCCTCCCCGGAGGGCCAGCTTGAGGTGCAGACGGTCATCGTCTAA
- the E4F1 gene encoding transcription factor E4F1 isoform X4, which produces MEGAMAVRVTAAHTAEARAEAGREAGEGGVAAAAAALAPGGFLGLPAPFSEEDEDDVHRCGRCQAEFTALEDFVQHKLQKACQRAPQEALPATPAAALLGREQVAPGAASSEEPITVAHIVVEAAALAGDINHSPDIVGGGHIKEVIVASEAEPGDSEMAEGPGSSSERGPRLAAEGEQAQVKLLVNKDGRYVCMLCHKTFKTGSILKAHMVTHSSRKDHECKLCGASFRTKGSLIRHHRRHTDERPYKCAKCGKSFRESGALTRHLKSLTPCTEKIRFSMSKDVVVGKEDVPAGSGASTVGPVTPSSAGEPMETSPVIHLVTDAKGTVIHEVHVQMQELPLGMKALAPEPTSPQELPCSSEGGRENLLHQAMQNSGIVLERAPGEEGALGPATPTASSPQSPGDAAPELPLLEVEQAETQVAGEASSVPRTHPCPQCSETFPTAATLEAHKRGHAGPRPFTCPQCGKAFPKAYLLKKHQEVHVHERRFRCGDCGKLYKTIAHVRGHRRVHSDERPYPCPECGKCYKTKNAQQVHFRTHLEEKPHVCPFCSRGFREKGSLVRHVRHHTGEKPFKCYKCGRGFAEHGTLNRHLRTKGGCLLEVEELLVSEESPTAAAAVLTEDPHTVLVEFSSVVADTQEYIIEATADDAETSEATEIIEGTQTEVDSHIMKVVQQIVHQASAGHQIIVQNVTMDQEARLGPEAAAADTITIATPESLTEQVAMTLASAISEGTVLTARSGTGGAEQATVTMVSSEDIEILEHAGELVIASPEGQLEVQTVIV; this is translated from the exons ATGAGGACGACGTGCACAGATGCGGCCGCTGCCAGGCAGAGTtcactgccctggaggacttcGTTCAGCACAAGCTCCAGAAGGCCTGCCAGCGGGCGCCTCAGGAGGCCCTGCCCGCCACCCCGGCGGCTGCGCTGCTGGGTCGGGAG CAGGTGGCACCAGGAGCAGCCAGCTCAGAGGAGCCCATCACTGTGGCCCACATCGTGGTGGAGGCGGCTGCGCTTGCAGGAGACATTAACCACTCGCCTGACATAGTTG GAGGCGGACACATCAAAGAGGTCATCGTGGCTTCAGAGGCAGAGCCGGGGGACAGCGAGATGGCCGAGGGCCCAGGCAGCTCCAGTGAGCGGGGGCCCAGGCTCGCTGCAGAGGGCGAGCAGGCCCAGGTCAAACTGCTGGTGAACAAGGACGGCCGCTACGTGTGCATGCTCTGCCACAAGACCTTCAAGACG GGCAGCATCCTCAAGGCCCACATGGTCACGCACAGCAGCCGCAAGGACCACGAGTGCAAACTGTGTGGGGCCTCTTTCCGGACCAAAGGCTCACTCATCCGGCACCACCGGAGGCACACAG ACGAGCGCCCCTATAAGTGTGCCAAGTGTGGGAAGAGCTTCCGGGAGTCGGGGGCACTGACCCGGCACCTGAAGTCTCTCACCCCGTGTACAGAGAAAATCCGCTTCAGCATGAGCAAAGACGTGGTCGTCGGCAAAGAGGACGTGCCTGCAG GGTCCGGTGCCTCCACTGTGGGGCCTGTCACCCCGTCGTCGGCAGGTGAGCCCATGGAGACGTCGCCGGTGATTCACCTGGTGACAGATGCCAAGGGCACCGTCATCCATGAAGTCCACGTCCAGATGCAAGAGCTTCCCCTGGGCATGAAGGCCCTCGCCCCGGAG cccaccagcccccaGGAGCTTCCCTGCTCCAGCGAGGGTGGCCGTGAGAACCTTCTGCACCAAGCCATGCAGAACTCCGGCATTGTCCTCGAGCGGGCCCCCGGGGAGGAGGGGGCCCTGGGGCCAGCCACCCCCACCGCGTCCAGTCCCCAGTCGCCAGGAGACGCTGCCCCGGAACTGCCGCTGCTGGAGGTGGAGCAGGCGGAGACG CAGGTGGCCGGCGAGGCCTCGTCTGTGCCCAGGACCCACCCGTGCCCTCAGTGCAGTGAGACCTTCCCAACGGCGGCCACCCTGGAGGCCCACAAAAGAGGCCATGCAG GGCCGAGGCCCTTCACGTGCCCGCAGTGTGGCAAGGCCTTCCCCAAGGCCTACCTGCTCAAGAAGCACCAGGAGGTGCACGTGCACGAGCGCCGCTTCCGCTGCGGCGACTGTGGGAAGCTCTACAAGACCATCGCCCACGTCCGCGGCCACCGGCGCGTCCACTCGGACGAGCGGCCCTACCCCTGTCCTGAGTGCGGCAAGTGCTACAAGACCAAG AACGCCCAGCAGGTGCACTTCCGGACGCACCTAGAGGAGAAGCCGCATGTGTGCCCGTTCTGCAGCCGCGGCTTCCGGGAGAAGGGCTCGCTGGTGCGGCACGTGCGGCAccacacgggcgagaagccctTCAAGTGCTACAAGTGTGGCCGCGGCTTCGCCGAGCACGGCACACTCAACCGGCACCTGCGGACCAAAG GGGGCTGCCTGTTGGAGGTGGAGGAGCTGCTGGTGTCTGAAGAGAGCCCCACTGCGGCCGCCGCCGTCCTGACCGAGGACCCACACACCGTGTTGGTCGAGTTCTCGTCTGTGGTAGCCGACACGCAGGAGTACATCATAGAG GCCACTGCAGATGATGCAGAGACCAGCGAAGCCACGGAGATCATCGAGGGCACCCAGACGGAG GTGGACAGTCACATCATGAAGGTGGTGCAGCAGATAGTGCACCAGGCCAGCGCTGGGCACCAGATCATCGTGCAGAACGTGACCATGGACCAGGAGGCGCGGCTGGGCCCAGAGGCGGCTGCAGCCGACACCATCACCATCGCCACCCCCGAGAGCCTGACGGAGCAGGTGGCCATGACGCTGGCCTCGGCCATCAGCGAGGGCACTGTGCTTACGGCCCGCTCGGGCACCGGTGGCGCTGAGCAGGCCACTGTGACCATGGTTTCGTCGGAGGACATTGAGATCCTGGAGCATGCTGGCGAGCTAGTTATCGCCTCCCCGGAGGGCCAGCTTGAGGTGCAGACGGTCATCGTCTAA
- the E4F1 gene encoding transcription factor E4F1 isoform X3 — MEGAMAVRVTAAHTAEARAEAGREAGEGGVAAAAAALAPGGFLGLPAPFSEEDEDDVHRCGRCQAEFTALEDFVQHKLQKACQRAPQEALPATPAAALLGREVAPGAASSEEPITVAHIVVEAAALAGDINHSPDIVEAWSSSGLPRGFGASLPAIPSGRAGGGHIKEVIVASEAEPGDSEMAEGPGSSSERGPRLAAEGEQAQVKLLVNKDGRYVCMLCHKTFKTGSILKAHMVTHSSRKDHECKLCGASFRTKGSLIRHHRRHTDERPYKCAKCGKSFRESGALTRHLKSLTPCTEKIRFSMSKDVVVGKEDVPAGSGASTVGPVTPSSAGEPMETSPVIHLVTDAKGTVIHEVHVQMQELPLGMKALAPEPTSPQELPCSSEGGRENLLHQAMQNSGIVLERAPGEEGALGPATPTASSPQSPGDAAPELPLLEVEQAETQVAGEASSVPRTHPCPQCSETFPTAATLEAHKRGHAGPRPFTCPQCGKAFPKAYLLKKHQEVHVHERRFRCGDCGKLYKTIAHVRGHRRVHSDERPYPCPECGKCYKTKNAQQVHFRTHLEEKPHVCPFCSRGFREKGSLVRHVRHHTGEKPFKCYKCGRGFAEHGTLNRHLRTKGGCLLEVEELLVSEESPTAAAAVLTEDPHTVLVEFSSVVADTQEYIIEATADDAETSEATEIIEGTQTEVDSHIMKVVQQIVHQASAGHQIIVQNVTMDQEARLGPEAAAADTITIATPESLTEQVAMTLASAISEGTVLTARSGTGGAEQATVTMVSSEDIEILEHAGELVIASPEGQLEVQTVIV; from the exons ATGAGGACGACGTGCACAGATGCGGCCGCTGCCAGGCAGAGTtcactgccctggaggacttcGTTCAGCACAAGCTCCAGAAGGCCTGCCAGCGGGCGCCTCAGGAGGCCCTGCCCGCCACCCCGGCGGCTGCGCTGCTGGGTCGGGAG GTGGCACCAGGAGCAGCCAGCTCAGAGGAGCCCATCACTGTGGCCCACATCGTGGTGGAGGCGGCTGCGCTTGCAGGAGACATTAACCACTCGCCTGACATAGTTG AGGCCTGGAGTTCCTCTGGGCTACCCCGTGGATTCGGAGCATCCCTTCCCGCCATCCCTTCTGGCCGAGCAG GAGGCGGACACATCAAAGAGGTCATCGTGGCTTCAGAGGCAGAGCCGGGGGACAGCGAGATGGCCGAGGGCCCAGGCAGCTCCAGTGAGCGGGGGCCCAGGCTCGCTGCAGAGGGCGAGCAGGCCCAGGTCAAACTGCTGGTGAACAAGGACGGCCGCTACGTGTGCATGCTCTGCCACAAGACCTTCAAGACG GGCAGCATCCTCAAGGCCCACATGGTCACGCACAGCAGCCGCAAGGACCACGAGTGCAAACTGTGTGGGGCCTCTTTCCGGACCAAAGGCTCACTCATCCGGCACCACCGGAGGCACACAG ACGAGCGCCCCTATAAGTGTGCCAAGTGTGGGAAGAGCTTCCGGGAGTCGGGGGCACTGACCCGGCACCTGAAGTCTCTCACCCCGTGTACAGAGAAAATCCGCTTCAGCATGAGCAAAGACGTGGTCGTCGGCAAAGAGGACGTGCCTGCAG GGTCCGGTGCCTCCACTGTGGGGCCTGTCACCCCGTCGTCGGCAGGTGAGCCCATGGAGACGTCGCCGGTGATTCACCTGGTGACAGATGCCAAGGGCACCGTCATCCATGAAGTCCACGTCCAGATGCAAGAGCTTCCCCTGGGCATGAAGGCCCTCGCCCCGGAG cccaccagcccccaGGAGCTTCCCTGCTCCAGCGAGGGTGGCCGTGAGAACCTTCTGCACCAAGCCATGCAGAACTCCGGCATTGTCCTCGAGCGGGCCCCCGGGGAGGAGGGGGCCCTGGGGCCAGCCACCCCCACCGCGTCCAGTCCCCAGTCGCCAGGAGACGCTGCCCCGGAACTGCCGCTGCTGGAGGTGGAGCAGGCGGAGACG CAGGTGGCCGGCGAGGCCTCGTCTGTGCCCAGGACCCACCCGTGCCCTCAGTGCAGTGAGACCTTCCCAACGGCGGCCACCCTGGAGGCCCACAAAAGAGGCCATGCAG GGCCGAGGCCCTTCACGTGCCCGCAGTGTGGCAAGGCCTTCCCCAAGGCCTACCTGCTCAAGAAGCACCAGGAGGTGCACGTGCACGAGCGCCGCTTCCGCTGCGGCGACTGTGGGAAGCTCTACAAGACCATCGCCCACGTCCGCGGCCACCGGCGCGTCCACTCGGACGAGCGGCCCTACCCCTGTCCTGAGTGCGGCAAGTGCTACAAGACCAAG AACGCCCAGCAGGTGCACTTCCGGACGCACCTAGAGGAGAAGCCGCATGTGTGCCCGTTCTGCAGCCGCGGCTTCCGGGAGAAGGGCTCGCTGGTGCGGCACGTGCGGCAccacacgggcgagaagccctTCAAGTGCTACAAGTGTGGCCGCGGCTTCGCCGAGCACGGCACACTCAACCGGCACCTGCGGACCAAAG GGGGCTGCCTGTTGGAGGTGGAGGAGCTGCTGGTGTCTGAAGAGAGCCCCACTGCGGCCGCCGCCGTCCTGACCGAGGACCCACACACCGTGTTGGTCGAGTTCTCGTCTGTGGTAGCCGACACGCAGGAGTACATCATAGAG GCCACTGCAGATGATGCAGAGACCAGCGAAGCCACGGAGATCATCGAGGGCACCCAGACGGAG GTGGACAGTCACATCATGAAGGTGGTGCAGCAGATAGTGCACCAGGCCAGCGCTGGGCACCAGATCATCGTGCAGAACGTGACCATGGACCAGGAGGCGCGGCTGGGCCCAGAGGCGGCTGCAGCCGACACCATCACCATCGCCACCCCCGAGAGCCTGACGGAGCAGGTGGCCATGACGCTGGCCTCGGCCATCAGCGAGGGCACTGTGCTTACGGCCCGCTCGGGCACCGGTGGCGCTGAGCAGGCCACTGTGACCATGGTTTCGTCGGAGGACATTGAGATCCTGGAGCATGCTGGCGAGCTAGTTATCGCCTCCCCGGAGGGCCAGCTTGAGGTGCAGACGGTCATCGTCTAA
- the E4F1 gene encoding transcription factor E4F1 isoform X2, whose translation MEGAMAVRVTAAHTAEARAEAGREAGEGGVAAAAAALAPGGFLGLPAPFSEEDEDDVHRCGRCQAEFTALEDFVQHKLQKACQRAPQEALPATPAAALLGREQVAPGAASSEEPITVAHIVVEAAALAGDINHSPDIVEAWSSSGLPRGFGASLPAIPSGRAGGGHIKEVIVASEAEPGDSEMAEGPGSSSERGPRLAAEGEQAQVKLLVNKDGRYVCMLCHKTFKTGSILKAHMVTHSSRKDHECKLCGASFRTKGSLIRHHRRHTDERPYKCAKCGKSFRESGALTRHLKSLTPCTEKIRFSMSKDVVVGKEDVPAGSGASTVGPVTPSSAGEPMETSPVIHLVTDAKGTVIHEVHVQMQELPLGMKALAPEPTSPQELPCSSEGGRENLLHQAMQNSGIVLERAPGEEGALGPATPTASSPQSPGDAAPELPLLEVEQAETVAGEASSVPRTHPCPQCSETFPTAATLEAHKRGHAGPRPFTCPQCGKAFPKAYLLKKHQEVHVHERRFRCGDCGKLYKTIAHVRGHRRVHSDERPYPCPECGKCYKTKNAQQVHFRTHLEEKPHVCPFCSRGFREKGSLVRHVRHHTGEKPFKCYKCGRGFAEHGTLNRHLRTKGGCLLEVEELLVSEESPTAAAAVLTEDPHTVLVEFSSVVADTQEYIIEATADDAETSEATEIIEGTQTEVDSHIMKVVQQIVHQASAGHQIIVQNVTMDQEARLGPEAAAADTITIATPESLTEQVAMTLASAISEGTVLTARSGTGGAEQATVTMVSSEDIEILEHAGELVIASPEGQLEVQTVIV comes from the exons ATGAGGACGACGTGCACAGATGCGGCCGCTGCCAGGCAGAGTtcactgccctggaggacttcGTTCAGCACAAGCTCCAGAAGGCCTGCCAGCGGGCGCCTCAGGAGGCCCTGCCCGCCACCCCGGCGGCTGCGCTGCTGGGTCGGGAG CAGGTGGCACCAGGAGCAGCCAGCTCAGAGGAGCCCATCACTGTGGCCCACATCGTGGTGGAGGCGGCTGCGCTTGCAGGAGACATTAACCACTCGCCTGACATAGTTG AGGCCTGGAGTTCCTCTGGGCTACCCCGTGGATTCGGAGCATCCCTTCCCGCCATCCCTTCTGGCCGAGCAG GAGGCGGACACATCAAAGAGGTCATCGTGGCTTCAGAGGCAGAGCCGGGGGACAGCGAGATGGCCGAGGGCCCAGGCAGCTCCAGTGAGCGGGGGCCCAGGCTCGCTGCAGAGGGCGAGCAGGCCCAGGTCAAACTGCTGGTGAACAAGGACGGCCGCTACGTGTGCATGCTCTGCCACAAGACCTTCAAGACG GGCAGCATCCTCAAGGCCCACATGGTCACGCACAGCAGCCGCAAGGACCACGAGTGCAAACTGTGTGGGGCCTCTTTCCGGACCAAAGGCTCACTCATCCGGCACCACCGGAGGCACACAG ACGAGCGCCCCTATAAGTGTGCCAAGTGTGGGAAGAGCTTCCGGGAGTCGGGGGCACTGACCCGGCACCTGAAGTCTCTCACCCCGTGTACAGAGAAAATCCGCTTCAGCATGAGCAAAGACGTGGTCGTCGGCAAAGAGGACGTGCCTGCAG GGTCCGGTGCCTCCACTGTGGGGCCTGTCACCCCGTCGTCGGCAGGTGAGCCCATGGAGACGTCGCCGGTGATTCACCTGGTGACAGATGCCAAGGGCACCGTCATCCATGAAGTCCACGTCCAGATGCAAGAGCTTCCCCTGGGCATGAAGGCCCTCGCCCCGGAG cccaccagcccccaGGAGCTTCCCTGCTCCAGCGAGGGTGGCCGTGAGAACCTTCTGCACCAAGCCATGCAGAACTCCGGCATTGTCCTCGAGCGGGCCCCCGGGGAGGAGGGGGCCCTGGGGCCAGCCACCCCCACCGCGTCCAGTCCCCAGTCGCCAGGAGACGCTGCCCCGGAACTGCCGCTGCTGGAGGTGGAGCAGGCGGAGACG GTGGCCGGCGAGGCCTCGTCTGTGCCCAGGACCCACCCGTGCCCTCAGTGCAGTGAGACCTTCCCAACGGCGGCCACCCTGGAGGCCCACAAAAGAGGCCATGCAG GGCCGAGGCCCTTCACGTGCCCGCAGTGTGGCAAGGCCTTCCCCAAGGCCTACCTGCTCAAGAAGCACCAGGAGGTGCACGTGCACGAGCGCCGCTTCCGCTGCGGCGACTGTGGGAAGCTCTACAAGACCATCGCCCACGTCCGCGGCCACCGGCGCGTCCACTCGGACGAGCGGCCCTACCCCTGTCCTGAGTGCGGCAAGTGCTACAAGACCAAG AACGCCCAGCAGGTGCACTTCCGGACGCACCTAGAGGAGAAGCCGCATGTGTGCCCGTTCTGCAGCCGCGGCTTCCGGGAGAAGGGCTCGCTGGTGCGGCACGTGCGGCAccacacgggcgagaagccctTCAAGTGCTACAAGTGTGGCCGCGGCTTCGCCGAGCACGGCACACTCAACCGGCACCTGCGGACCAAAG GGGGCTGCCTGTTGGAGGTGGAGGAGCTGCTGGTGTCTGAAGAGAGCCCCACTGCGGCCGCCGCCGTCCTGACCGAGGACCCACACACCGTGTTGGTCGAGTTCTCGTCTGTGGTAGCCGACACGCAGGAGTACATCATAGAG GCCACTGCAGATGATGCAGAGACCAGCGAAGCCACGGAGATCATCGAGGGCACCCAGACGGAG GTGGACAGTCACATCATGAAGGTGGTGCAGCAGATAGTGCACCAGGCCAGCGCTGGGCACCAGATCATCGTGCAGAACGTGACCATGGACCAGGAGGCGCGGCTGGGCCCAGAGGCGGCTGCAGCCGACACCATCACCATCGCCACCCCCGAGAGCCTGACGGAGCAGGTGGCCATGACGCTGGCCTCGGCCATCAGCGAGGGCACTGTGCTTACGGCCCGCTCGGGCACCGGTGGCGCTGAGCAGGCCACTGTGACCATGGTTTCGTCGGAGGACATTGAGATCCTGGAGCATGCTGGCGAGCTAGTTATCGCCTCCCCGGAGGGCCAGCTTGAGGTGCAGACGGTCATCGTCTAA